Proteins encoded together in one Pseudoroseomonas cervicalis window:
- the murB gene encoding UDP-N-acetylmuramate dehydrogenase, with product MPLHDAHTAPPALPPLRGRVQQDAALAPLTWFRTGGPAEWLVRPADVDDLLLLLRDRPRALPLTIIGAASNLLVRDGGVRGIVVKLARGFSDILVEDDGLVAGAAALDATVAEHAAAAGLAGLEFLCGIPGAIGGAVAMNAGAYGAEVKDVLDWAEVATPDGLLRLTAAELGFTYRHSALPADGIVVRARFRAAPGDRAAIAAKMNAIRAAREESQPVRARTGGSTFKNPDGHKAWALIDAAGCRGLRQGDAQISEKHCNFLLNLGVATASELESLGEAVRARVAAQSGVMLEWEIRRIGEHAA from the coding sequence ATGCCGCTGCACGACGCCCATACCGCGCCCCCTGCCCTGCCGCCGCTGCGCGGCCGGGTGCAGCAGGACGCGGCCCTGGCGCCGCTGACCTGGTTCCGCACCGGCGGCCCGGCCGAATGGCTGGTGCGCCCGGCCGATGTGGACGATCTGTTGCTGCTGCTGCGCGACCGGCCGCGCGCGCTGCCGCTGACCATCATCGGCGCCGCTTCCAACCTGCTGGTGCGCGATGGCGGGGTGCGCGGCATCGTGGTCAAGCTGGCGCGCGGCTTCTCCGACATCCTGGTGGAGGATGACGGGCTGGTCGCCGGCGCCGCCGCGCTGGATGCGACCGTCGCCGAACACGCCGCCGCCGCCGGCCTCGCCGGGCTGGAATTCCTCTGCGGCATTCCGGGCGCCATCGGCGGCGCCGTCGCCATGAATGCCGGCGCCTATGGGGCCGAGGTGAAGGACGTGCTGGACTGGGCCGAGGTCGCGACGCCCGACGGGCTGCTGCGGCTGACGGCGGCCGAGCTCGGCTTCACCTATCGCCATTCCGCCCTGCCGGCGGATGGCATCGTGGTGCGCGCCCGCTTCCGCGCCGCGCCGGGCGACAGGGCCGCGATCGCCGCGAAGATGAACGCCATCCGCGCCGCGCGCGAGGAGAGCCAGCCCGTGCGCGCCCGCACCGGCGGCTCCACCTTCAAGAATCCGGACGGCCACAAGGCCTGGGCGCTGATCGACGCCGCCGGCTGCCGCGGGCTGCGCCAGGGCGATGCACAAATTTCGGAAAAGCACTGCAACTTCCTCCTCAACCTCGGCGTTGCGACGGCTTCCGAACTGGAAAGCTTGGGCGAGGCCGTTCGCGCCAGGGTCGCGGCGCAGAGCGGGGTGATGTTGGAATGGGAAATCAGGCGCATCGGGGAGCACGCCGCATGA